The Edwardsiella tarda ATCC 15947 = NBRC 105688 region TCTTGGCGCTATTTTCTCGCGCGTCTGAGTATTTCCCCCCGCCTTATCCCTCTTTCGGATTAGGGGGGCAATCCTTGGCCGTAATTCTCCCTATGCGCTAAGCAGAACCGGAGAAATATATCTTGGAGAATTGTCTGATAGTGAAAGCGCGTTAGTGAATTGTTCAGCTTAATATCGTTAGGCTGACTAGCCTATAACTCATACCGTACATTCGTGAGAAATCACTATCGTGAAAATGCATCGCTATATTTCCGCGCTGGCCTCGCTCTGCGCGTTTTCCGCCTGGGGGGCGTCTGCGGCATCGCCGAGCGTATTGGATACCCTGCGCGATAATGTGGTTCAGACCTGGCAGCAACCGCAACATTATGATTTTTACCTCCCCGCGATTACCTGGCATGCCCGTTTCGCCTACAGTCGCGAGAAGATCGACAGTTACAACGAGCGGCCATGGGGCGCGGGTTTCGGCCAGTCGCGCTGGGACGAGAAGGGGAACTGGCATGGCCTGTATCTGATGGCGTTCAAGGACTCGTTTAACAAGTGGGAGCCGATCGGGGGCTATGGCTGGGAGGCGACCTGGCGGCCGATCGACGGCGCGGACTTCCACTGGGGGGCGGGTTATACCCTGGGGGTCACCATGCGCGATAATTGGAAATACATTCCCATTCCGGTGGTGTTGCCGATGGCCTCGTTGGGCTATGGACCGGTGACGATGCAAATGACCTACATTCCAGGTACCTACAATAACGGTAACGTCTATTTCGCCTGGCTACGCTTTCAGTTTTAATCTCCGCTAGGCTACACCGGCCGGGTCGTTGACAGAGAAAATCCGCGGCAAAACTTGGTGTGTCGCTGGGTTGTTATCTATCTTTGCTACAGGGAATCCGCTGAGAGCTGATAACGGGCGTGGCCCGGAGGATGGGCGTGGTGGCAGAGAACTCCTTGCTGGCCGACACGGTATTGATCGTGGATGATTCGCCGGGCTATCGTCGCCTGTTAGCGACGATCCTGGCGCGTTGGCACTACCGAGTGATCGAGGCGGAGGATGGCGAGCAGGCTCTGGCCTGTTTGGCGCGCCACCAGGTCCACATCGTGATCAGCGACTGGGAGATGCCGCTGATGGATGGTGCCACGCTGTGCCGCGCCATTCGCGCCCGGGATTATGGTCACTATGTCTACCTGATCCTGCTGACCATTCGCCAGTCGAGCGAGGATCTGGTGGCGGGGATGGAGGCCGGCGCCGATGATTTCCTGACCAAACCCCTCAATCAAGGACAGTTGCGGAGCCGCTTACATGCCGCGCAGCGCATCATCTCATTGGAGAGTACCCTGGCGGCCCGCAACGCCACCCTGGCGCACGCCTACCAACAGATCGAGTCCGACCTTCAAGCCGCCGCCGCCATGCAGCGTAGCCTGCTGCCTGGTCACGATCAGATCCTCAACGGCGTCCATGCTGACTGGTTGTTCCTGCCTTCGACCTATGTGTCCGGCGATCTGCTGAACTACTTCATGTTGGATACCCATCATCTGGGATTTTATTGCGTGGATGTGGCCGGTCACGGCGTCAGCGCCGCGATGCTGGCGCAGTCGGTCGCGCGCGAGTTTAACAGCGCCTTATTGACGCACAGCCTATTGTTTAGCGCGCAGGATGCCAGCCCGGCGCCGCCACAGGCCGTCGCCGGGGAGTTAAATCGCCGCTTCTGTCTGGAGCAGCAGGATGATGGCATCGTGCGTTACTTCACCCTGATCTATGGGGTGCTGGATACCCGTGACGGGCGGCTGCGCTTATGTCAGGCCGGGCATCCGACGCCACTCTGGTTGCAGGCGGAGGGCGGGCTGCGTCGCGTCGGTGACGGCGGTTTGCCGATCGGTTTATTCGACTGGGCAACCTATGAGGAGCAGGCGTTGACCCTGGCGCCGGGCGACCGCCTCTGTCTGTACAGTGACGGCATTAGCGAATGCTATAGCCCGCAGGGCGAGCAGTTTGGCGAGGCGCGCCTGTGCCAGCTATTGCAGGCGCAGCGGCGGGCGACGGTCCCCGAGGCCTTGGCGACGTTGGCCGAGGCGCTGGCGCAGTGGCATAGCCCTGAGGCGGCGATGCCGCGTCAGCCGTTTGCCGATGATATTTCCTTGTTGATGATTACCCGTTGCGCCGCCTCAGGCGCCTCGCGGGAGGAGCGCGTATGAATATTGCCGTGGAAGAGTGGGAAGGGGTGACCGTCGTTGCGCCCTTGATTCGCCGTTTGGATGCCTCGGTGGCCGGGGTCTTTCGCCAGGAGGTGGTGTCGCTGATCGAGCAGGGGCACCACCAGTTACTGCTCGACTTTAGCCAGGTGGATTTTATCGATAGTAGCTGCCTGGGGGCGTTAGTCTCATTGTTGAAGTTATTGAATAATCGCGGCGATCTGCGTTTGTGTGGCCTAAATGACAATATCCTCGGCATGTTTCGCATTACACGCATGGATCGGGTCTTTCACATCGGCGCCGATCGGCAGCAGGCGCTGGCGCGCCCTCATACCTGAGGCGGCGCGATGAAGCTGCGTAGCTACTCCTTTCCGCTGGCGGCCAACCTGGAGAGCCTGGCTCTGCTGGGGGCGGCGTTGCAGGAGTTTTTTCAGGGTGCGCCGCCGGATGCGTTGTTTCAACTCGAATTGGCCGCCAACGAGGCCTTTAGCAACATCGTGCGCCATGGTCAGTGTGGGGCGCATCCGGTACGGGTGACGCTGGCGCGTAAGCCGCGTTACCTGGAGGTGGTGTTGCTCGATCGTGGCCGCCCGATCCCGGCGGCGGCGTTGCAGCCGATGGCGCCCGATCCACAACGCGACGATCCACAGAGTTGGCCGGAGCATGGGATGGGAATACTGCTGATCCGGCAGATGACCGACGAGTATCGCTATCGTCCGGGTGGGATGGGGAACGAACAACGTTTGATTAAGTATGTGCTGCCGCGTCGGCAGTCGTGAGTCGGGCGGCCGAAGTCGGCGATCGACGGGGCGAAGGGGCCCGTGTCGTCTCGTCGTGGCGCGGTCGAAGCGGTCGCAGGACGGCGTCAGGCCGCCGGGCCAAGGGCGGATCTCGCCGTAATTACCGAGGGGCGGCTTATGTCCTATTCTGAAGTAGCCGAAAGCAGTGAAAGCCGGATGCAACGTCAGGTGGTCGATGCATTGCGCCATCGTTTGGGCATCGAGTCGGCGGCGGCCAACACGCGCGATTGGTTCAATGCCTTGGCGCTGGTGGTGCGGGATCGTCTGTATGACGCCTACTGCCAGACCTATCAACGTCACTGCCAGCAACAGCGTAAACGGGTCTATTACCTGTCGATGGAGTTTCTGATCGGACAGTCGTTGCGTTTCAACCTGCAGAATCTTGGGTTGTACGCGACGGCGCAGGCGGCGTTGGCGGCCGAGGGGCAGGATCTGGAGGCATTGTTTGATAGCGAGCCGGATGCGGCGCTGGGCAACGGTGGCTTGGGGCGTCTGGCCGCCTGCTTTATGGATTCGTTAGCCACCCTGGATGTCGCCGCCAGCGGCCACGGCATCAAGTATGAGTATGGCCTGTTCCGCCAATTGATCATCAACGATCAACAGATCGAGAAACCGGATGAGTGGCACGCCACCGCCTCGCCCTGGATGGTGCAGCATCAGACTCAGAGCATGCTGATTCCGATCTATGGCCGCATCGAACACGGCTTCGATGCCCAGGGAAACTACAACCCGATGTGGTTGGAGTGGAAGGTGTTGCTGGGGATCCCGAACGACTACTATGTCAGTGGTGGCGAGGGCAAGGGGGTCAATCGCCTGCGGCTGTATCACGCCGCCGCATCCGACTCCTTCGATATCGCCATCTTCAATCAGGGCGATTACCTGCAGGCGGTCGGGGAGAAGATCAGCAGCGAGAATATCTCCAAGATCCTCTATCCCTCCGACGAGATCCTCAGCGGTAAGGAGTTGCGTCTCACCCAAGAGTATTTCCTGGTGGCCTGCACCGTACGCGATCTGCTGCATGACTTTTTCGCCGAACACGACGACATTCATCAGTTGTCCTCCTGGGCGGCGGTGCATATCAACGATACCCATCCAGCGTTGATCGTGGTCGAGCTGATGCGTGTGCTGGTCGACGAGTACCGCATCGGCTGGGATGAGGCCTGGTCGTTGACCTGCCGCACCTGCTCCTTCACCAACCATACCCTGATGGCGGAAGCCTTGGAGTGCTGGTCGCTGCCGCTGGTAGAGCGTTTGCTACCGCGCCATCTGCAATTGATCTATGAGATTAACCACCGCTTCCTGACGGCGGTCAGCCGTGGCTATCCCGATGAGGTGGCCCGCCTGCTGCCGCGCTTGTCGTTGATCGATGAGAGTAGGGAGAAGCGCCTGCGGATGGTCAACCTAGCGACCCTGGGGAGCCACCGGGTCAACGGCGTCTCCGCGATTCATTCGGCGTTGGTTCGTGACCTGCTGTTGCCGCAATTTAGTCGTCTGTCACCGGAGAAGTTTGTTAACCAGACCAATGGCATCTCGCATCGGCGCTGGCTGCATTTGGCGAACCCGCGTCTGGCGGCGCTTTTCACCGAGCTGATCGGGCCGGATTGGCTGGATGATCCCCGCCGTCTGACGGCGTTGTCGGCCTATTGCGCAGACGATCAGGTGGTGGATCGCATTCGCCGTATCAAGAGCGACAATAAGCTGGCGCTGAGCAACGAGGTCTACCGCCGCTACCGCCTGGCGCTCGATCCGCTGGCGATGTTTGACGTCCACGCCAAGCGTTTCCACGAATACAAGCGTCAGCTACTCAACGTGCTGCACATCATCTATCAATACCAGCGTATTCAGGAGGGGGCGGAGCTGGCGACGCCGAAGATCTACTTCTTCGCGGGGAAGGCGGCGCCGCGTTACACCCTGGCCAAGCTCATCTTACAGCTGGTCAACTGCGTGGCTCGGCGCATCAGCCAGTTGCCTCGGGTCAATGGGGTGATTCGGGTGATCTTCCTGGAGGATTACAGCGTCTCGCTGGCCGAGCGCTTGATCCCGGCCTGCGACCTGTCGGAACAGATCTCGATGGCCGGCACCGAAGCCTCCGGCACCAGCAACATGAAGTTCGCCATGAACGGGGCGTTGCTGATCGGGACGTTGGACGGCGCCAATATCGAGATCCGCGAGGCCGTGGGGGCCGAGAACTTTTATCTGTTCGGCCACGACACCCTGCAGATCGCCCAATTGAAGGCGCAAGGCTACCGCCCTTATGAAGTACTGTGGCAGCAACCCGCACTCCAAGCGGCGATCGATACGCTGATCTCCGGCGAACTGTGCGCCGATCGCACGCGCTTCCGGCCGCTATACGAGATGCTGACCGCCACGGATTACTATATGCATCTGGTCGACTTCGAGGGCTATCGTCAGGCTCAGCAACAGGCGCAGAGCGACTTCAGCCAGCATCGGGAGTGGTATCGTCGCACGCTACAGGGGATGAGTCAGATGGGGGGCTTTTCGAGCGATTACACCATCGAGGGTTATTGCCGCGACATCTGGCATTGCGTGTCTCAGCGCTGAGTTCGTCGATCGCGTAAGGAGAACAGGGCGCCGAGGGGCGCCCTGTTGTTTGCTTGGATCTCGGCTTACATCGCCACGATGCGGTTGAGTTCGACCACCTGATCGCTGGGTAGGTAGTAGTAATCGGTGACATGGGCGCTATTGCGCATCATGACGTGGAAGATCTTACGCTGCCAGTTCGGGAAGGCGCGATTGCGCTCCTTGAGCATCAACGACTCGTGGCCGATGTAATAGGTCAGGGCCGCGTTGTCGATCGCGCAGTGATCGAAATCCGGCATGCTCAACAGCTGTGGAATGTTGGGGTGCTCCATAAAGCCGTAGTGGGCGGTGCAGCGCCACAGGTTGGCGGTGATCTGGGTCAGCGTCACCCGATCGTGCGCGGCGATGTAGGGGACGTTGTCGACCTGAATCGTCAGCAGCAGGACGTTGCGGTGCAGTGAGCCGTTACGCTGCACATGCAGGCGCATCACCGACGGTACCCCCGCCGCCGAGCGGGTCAGGAACACGGCGGTGCCGGGAACGCGTGGGATGTTCTGTGCGGCGATGGTGTTGAGGAAGGTGGCGAGCGAGATCATGCGCTCCTGCGTCTTACGCCGGATGAGTACCCCGCCCTGGTGCCAAGTCAACATCAGGGTGAAGATGGCCAGCGCCAGCAGCAGGGGAATATAGCCGCCGTCCAGGAGCTTGGTCAGGTTGGCGCCGAGGAAGAGCAGATCCACACACAGGAAGAAACCTGCGGCACACAGGCTGCGCGGCAGCGACCAATGCCAGATTTCCCGCATGGCGATAAACAGCAACGACGAGGTCAGGGTCATGGTCAGCGACACGGCTATGCCGTAGGCGGAGGCCAGGTTCTCGGAGGTCTTGAAGAAGATCGCTAACAACAGGGTGACGATCATCAGCATCAGGTTGATGCTGCCGATGTAGATCTGTCCATAACTCTCTTCGGTGGTCTGCTTGATCTGTAGGCGCGGCAGCCAGCCGAGCTGGATGGCTTGGCGCGTCATGGAGAAGGCGCCACTGATGATCGCCTGGCTGGCGATGATGGTCGCCAGTGTCGCGAGAACCACTAATGGCAGGACCAGCGGCGAGGGGCAGAGCAGGTAGAAGATATTCTGGCTGAGATCGGCGCCGGACAGTACCAGCGCCGCCTGACCGGCGTAGTTTAGCAGCAGGCTGGGGAAGACGATGCCGAACCAGGCGCACCAGATGGGGCGACGGCCGAAGTGACCCATGTCGGCGTATAACGCCTCCGCCCCGGTGACGCACAGGAAGACGCCGCCGAGCACCACGAAACTCAGCATGCCGTTGCTTAACATAAAGTGAACCGCGTAGTAGGGGTTCAGCGCCAGCAAGACGGCGGGGTGGCGGCAGATGCCCCAGATCCCCAGCACGGCGATGGAGAGAAACCAGAGCGTCATGATGGGGGCGAACAGCTTGCTGATCTTGGCGGTGCCCAAGTGTTGCAAGGCGAACAGCACCACCAGGATCACCACGGTCGCCGGTAGAATATAGGGGTTAAGCTCCGGCATCACCAGGTTTAACCCCTCCAGCGCCGAGAGCACCGAGATGGCGGGGGTGATGGCGCCATCGCCATAGATTAGCGCCGCGCCGAGTAGGGCGGCGGTCACGATGGCCGGGCGTGAATGCTTGTGGCGTACCAATAACGACATCAGTGCCAGAATTCCCCCTTCGCCGTGGTTGTCGATGCGCATCACGCAGAGCGCATACTTGAGGGAGGTGATGATCACCAAGGTCCAGAACACCAAGGAGAGGAGGCCCAGGACCATCGTGGGGGAGTGGGGATTACCGGCCAGGGTGAGAACCGTTTTCAGGGTATACAGTGGGCTGGTGCCAATGTCGCCGAAGACGATGCCCAGCGCACCAAATACCAGGATCGGCAGACGCTTGCCGTTCGATGCGTCCGCATCCATACGCTCGGACATTATCGATCTCCTTATAATTACTTGATTTACATAGTATAGCATAGGGGATTTCGGCGATGTGGCTGCAATTGATAGATATTGTTATTCGTCTGGCTATCAATGTAAGAAATAAATAATGAATCATATCTGAGAAATGATTTATTTCACTTTATATATTTCTGACATTTATATGTTAATCGGTCATGGGAAATAAAGTGTGATCTGATTTGCTCTTTGCCATAAAAAAGCTGGTATAGGATGGCGGTAAGTTTTAAGAATATTAATTCTGTTAAGTGTGTTACTTATTTTAATAATTGATTGTATTTATAACACTATAGAAAATATGAAAAAGATCCCGTTGCCTGAGAATGTGTTTGTCGCAGCTTATTCACGGATGCTTTGGATATTTAATACCTTTCCACGTGTCTGCCTCTCTTTTTCCGGGGGGAAGGATTCGACGGTGTTGCTGCATATCGCCGCCGAGGTGGCGCGGCAGAAAAAACGTCGTTTCTTCGTGCTCTTTATCGACTGGGAGGTGCAGTTTAATTACACCATTCAACATGTGGCGCAGATGCGCGACCGTTACCGCGATGTGGTCGAGCATTTCTTTTGGGTGGCGCTGCCGCTGACCACGGCCAGCGGCGTCTCGCAACATGAGACGGAGTGGGTCTGTTGGCAACCGGATGTCGAATGGGTGCGTCAGCCACCGGCCGATGCGATTAGTGATCCGGCCTATTTTCCCTTTTATTATCCGGGGATCACCTTCGAAAGTTTTGTCGTCGATTTCTCCCTCTGGCTGTCGCAGCGTAAGAGCATGGTGACGCTGGTGGGGATCCGTGCCGATGAATCGCTGAACCGTTTTATGGCGGTCGCCTCGCGCAGTAAGTTGCGTTACGCTGAGGATAAACCCTGGACCACCGCCTCACCCGATGGTTTCTATTATACCGCCTACCCGTTGTATGACTGGAAGGTCAGCGATATCTGGCGTTTCAATGCACAGCAGCGTCTACCTTATAACCCCTTGTATGATCTGATGTATCGCGCCGGAGTACCGCTGCGCCAGATGCGTATCTGCGAGCCGTTCGGCCCGGAGCAGCGCAAGGGGTTATGGCTGTATCATGTGCTGGAGCCGGAGACATGGAGCCGCGCCTGCTCGCGGGTGGCCGGGGCCAACAGCGGTGCCCTCTATGCGAATCAGAGCGGTGAGTTTTACGCCTTGAATCGCCAGATCAGCAAACCCGCACACCATAGCTGGAAGAGTTATGCGCACTACCTGCTGGCCAGCATGCCGCAGAAGACGGCGGAGCACTACCGCAATAAGATCGCCATCTATCTGCGCTGGTATCAGGCGCACGGTTATCCGCAGGATATTCCCGATAGCCAGGAGAAGGATCTGGGAGCCAAAGATATTCCCTCTTGGCGTCGTATCTGCAAGACGATGATCAAGAATGATTTTTGGTGTCGATCGCTCTCCTTTAGTCCCAACCGGCCGCAATCCTATGAGCGTTATGTCAAGCGTATTCAGGCCAAGCGTCATCAATGGGAGATTATCTGAGATGGACCTAGACGCGTTAGAGCAGGCTATCGATACCCTGCTGGAGTCCCAGCCGGATCTGGCACAGCGCACCGCGCTGATCAATCGTTTACGGTTACGGCTACATCGTCACAGTCCCTTCGCCGCCGAGCCGGTGGATTGTGTGTTATGGGTGGCGGCGGAACAGGTTGAGGCCAATGACTATAACCCCAACGTGATGGCGCCGGTGGAGAAGCGCCTATTGCTGCGCTCGCTAACGTCGGATGGCTATACCCAGCCGATCGTGGTGGTGCAGCAGGGGAGCGCGGCGAGCTATGTGGTAGTGGATGGCTTTCACCGCTACCTGCTGGGGAGCAAGAAGGCGGCGCTGCGTCAGCGGTTGCAGGGTTATCTGCCGGTGGCGCAATTGCCGATGGAGCGTGCCGACGAGGCGGCGCGCATCGCGGCCACCATTCGTCACAATCGTGCCCGGGGTAAGCATCAGATCGCCTCGATGTCGGACATCGTGCGTGATTTGCATCGTTTGGGGTGGAGTGAGGCGCGCATCGGCGAGGAGTTGGGCATGGATGCCGACGAGGTGTTACGCCTCAAACAGATCAGTGGGTTGAGTGAATTGTTCAGTGAGGGCGACTACAGCCAGGCGTGGACCGTGCTATAGTCGCTCTGTGCTTTAGTGCGTGTCGGGTTGCAAGGCGGCCTGAACCACGGCGGGCATCTTGGCCATCTGTGCCAGTTCGTCGGGGGTGAGGCCATGGCGGGCGTAGCTACGGCTATCGGGGTAGCTGACTCGGACGCGGCCATCCTCCTGGCGGGCGATCAGGACTCGATAAGGCAGATCCAGCGCCAGGGAGGGGTGCGCTAACATCAGGGGTGTGCCCCCCTTGGGATTGCCGAACACCAATACCGTGGTCGGCGGCATGGTGAGTCCATTTTGTTGGGCGGCGGTGGCGTGATCCAGTTCGGCGAAGAGGGTGAGCTGGCGAGCCTGGAGGGCGGTCAATAGGCGTTGGCGGGTTTGCGCGAAGTCATAGGGACTGATCTGGCTCAGGGTCATCTCATCTCCTTGCGGGGCGGCGGCGCGGGCGATAAACGGCAGGCATAGCGCCAGTAAGAACAGGGTACGTGCGATCATCATAGTCTCCTCTGACGATAGAAACAGGATCGTTAGCATAAAACGCCGCGCCAATCCGGCGATTGCCTCGGCGTCTCACCCCCTTGTCTGCGCGTCTTTATCGTCACCTCTCGCTGGCCGCTCGCACGGCGAATTACGCCGTGTATCGAGCGTCGCGGTTGTTGGTGGTGTGGCATAGTGAGATGCGCAGGGGCGCGCCCCGCCGTCGGATGGCGGGTGCGTGTGGCCGGTCCGAAATTATCTTGCGGCTGGCGCCGAGGAGGAGGCCTGCGGCACCAGAGGCTTAGAAGCCGAACTCTTTGAACATGTCATGACTTCCCATGCCGTTGTCCTGTGGGTGGTTCATCGACTCCATCTGCTTGATCAATCCCAGGCTGGCGCCGATAGGGCCGCCGACGCTGAAGCCAACGCTGCTGGAGCGCGTTTTCGTGGTGCTGCTGCTGTGGGTTTGGCTATGGGTATTACAGTTGCTCTGGCGTGTACGCGTGAAGCCATTATCATGGTATTGGCTATCCTCGCTCTGAGTACAATTTCCTTGTGACTGAGTCTGGCTGTCTCCGGTGGTGTGGCTGCGGCTATCCGTGTGCCACTCGCTATAGCGTCCCGCCGGTGCGATGACGTCGACCGGTGTCCCGTAGGCGGCATAGGGATGCATGCTCATGTCGCTACAAGCCGCCAGCAGCAATGTGGCGCTAATGCTAAAGAGGATCTTACCCCGCGTGGTATTTTTCATTGTGTCTACCTATTTCTCGTTAGTTATTTATTATGCCCTGTCCTAGCAGGTCGGCTATTATTCATTCTTCAATTTTGAGATCAAGCGATTTTAAATAGTTTGGTATTATTCTTAATGTCGCTATTTAGAGTAAAGATTCATTTGCAATACAAATAAAGTTATGTCGAGCTATTCCTTCGGCAAAATCGATGTGAGCTTTCGGTCTATTCCTAATTAGGCTGAGAACGTCGCTGAAGGTACGCTTTCGTTTAGCCTGGGTATATTTTTCTGGAGCTATGGTAGCGGCATTACGGCGGCAGAGCGTGTGCGTAGTACGCTGGCTCTGGGCGATCGTCCCGGCACGGCCTCTGTGCCGCCAGTAATGATTAACAGGCTGTATCTAATATGTTTTTTAGCACGGGGTTGACGCTCCGCGCTCATCCTATTTTGACTCGTTACTCTGTTTCAGGAATAACCATAATGAAAACACGCTGGCGTGCATTATCTCTGTTGATCACCATGGGTATCACAGCACCGGCCATGGCCGATGCGCAGACTGTTTCCTTGGGCTATGCCCAGGCGAAGGTCGCCGACTTTAAAAATATTGCCGGGGTCAATCTGAAGTACCGTTATGAGTGGGACTCTCCCTTGAGTCTGATGACCTCGTTTACCTATATGAGTGGCAGTAAGTCATTCGAAGATAAGGCGGGGCTGGATTATTCCCGTGGTAATGGCGATGTAAAATATTATTCTCTGGCCGCGGGCCCGGCCTGGCGCATCAGTGACACCGTTAGCCTCTATGGTTTGGTCGGCGTTAACGTCAATAAGACCACGGTATCGAGTACGTGGCGCGAGGTCTCGTTCGGCAGCTATCAAGAAGGCAGCCTCCAGGAATCGCGTAGCAAGGGAGCGGTGATGTACGGCGCCGGCGTGCAGATCAATCCGTTGGCTAATTGGAGCGTAGATATCGGCTATGAAGGCTCCCGGGTCGATCTGGGTGGCAGTAAGCACAGCATCAACGGCTTCAACCTGGGCGTTGGCTACCGTTTCTAAGCGACCGTGACGGCGGGCGGCGTCACGCCACCCGCCAGGGGCCGGTCAGGCATCGGGCAATAGCCGGACTTTGATATCGGCCGGCGCGGCATGATAGGGCGCCGAGGTGACCAATAAGCCGATACCACATTGCGCCATGCTCTCGACACTCTTGAGGTTGATTCCTCCCGCCAGTGATAGGCGGCAAGCGGGGGCCAGATCGTCGGCCAAGCGGCGGATCGCCAGCGCTTGCTCGGGGGTGAACTTATCCAGTTGCAGAATATCGGGTTGGGCATACAGTGCCGCCCGGGCCTCATCGGGCGTGTCCGCCTCGACGATGATGCATTTCTCGGGCGCCTGACGACGTAGGCGCGACACCATGCCTTGCCAGTCGTCGGGATCGGGCCAGAAACGGCGATGGTTGGCGAACAGTAGCACGGTCTCCCCGCAGCCTGCTCGATGCAGGATGGCACCGCCATCGAGTACGGCTTGCATCACGGCCAGCCGAGTCCCCGGCACCGACTTACGGGTGCAGGCGATCTGACCATCGGGCTGATAGCGCCGCAGGATGGCGACCATGCGTG contains the following coding sequences:
- a CDS encoding DUF302 domain-containing protein, yielding MIARTLFLLALCLPFIARAAAPQGDEMTLSQISPYDFAQTRQRLLTALQARQLTLFAELDHATAAQQNGLTMPPTTVLVFGNPKGGTPLMLAHPSLALDLPYRVLIARQEDGRVRVSYPDSRSYARHGLTPDELAQMAKMPAVVQAALQPDTH
- a CDS encoding Ail/Lom family outer membrane beta-barrel protein, whose amino-acid sequence is MKTRWRALSLLITMGITAPAMADAQTVSLGYAQAKVADFKNIAGVNLKYRYEWDSPLSLMTSFTYMSGSKSFEDKAGLDYSRGNGDVKYYSLAAGPAWRISDTVSLYGLVGVNVNKTTVSSTWREVSFGSYQEGSLQESRSKGAVMYGAGVQINPLANWSVDIGYEGSRVDLGGSKHSINGFNLGVGYRF
- the modD gene encoding ModD protein, coding for MIFISDSQLDGWLQEDIQGGDITTRALGIGDRRGEIRFYHRQGGCVSAITLACRLLARLGLAATPAVNDGDTVEPGALLLQARGSAGALHQGWKACQNLLEWSCGVSDYTARMVAILRRYQPDGQIACTRKSVPGTRLAVMQAVLDGGAILHRAGCGETVLLFANHRRFWPDPDDWQGMVSRLRRQAPEKCIIVEADTPDEARAALYAQPDILQLDKFTPEQALAIRRLADDLAPACRLSLAGGINLKSVESMAQCGIGLLVTSAPYHAAPADIKVRLLPDA